The genomic region GACTCAATTATACTTGATATTAAGAGATAGGATTGTGAGCCGGTGCACATATATTATGATTTAcactctttctgtttctttgcatgtttctcctttgcatgtttttattgcacttttaGATTTAAAACTGGTGTTTCATGCACCATCAAAGTAGAGAAGCAACTATTTTGTTCTTATTTGAACAACTCTAGTGACGAATGATCATAAACAATCCTAAATCTCAAATGTTTATGGTGCTGACTCGTTCTCACAGTTAATTCTTCTAAAAGAACTGTTGTGTTCTTTGCCGTAGTTTGAGCCGCATATGGACGGCTGTGTGCGGGAAGGCAACTGGCTAAACCTCAGCAGCCCctgggagagtgaggtggaggaGCTCTGGCCCTGCTATCAAAACATCAAACCTGGCAGCTACTTCCCAGGCAATGGATTAGCTATTTTTAACATCTCAGGTGGGAACATTGCGCTCAGTCATACAGGAGATAGGCAAGTCCTAACACTCCTTAATTTAATAACACTTGTCCCACTTGGCCTGCATAATGCATCCTTGCATGAGATGGCATGTTGGGTAGGAGTGTTATGTGGTTTATTTCTAATTTGGTTTAATCAGATTTAACATGTTGTGATCTGTTAATTATGTGAATTGCTCTCTTGTCCTGTTGCAGTTTTCCCCATTGAGGCAGATCATAAGGTCAAATTTGAATTTTGGGGAGATTTCAGTCAGATGGACGGGACCATTTTGGGCATCAAGGACCGTGGACGTGAGCCAGCGCTGGTTTTAGTGGtcaataataacacaaatgtatgcacatAAATTAGACGAGTCATAGAGAATTTAGATGTAATTCCTATTTTGTGCTTATATCACTGTGAGATTTGTGTAATCAGTACAAATACACTtgcatgcagaaacacacaggtttGATGAATTCACTAAGTCAGTGCTTCTAAATTTGCAGGAGATCACAGTGATTAACGGCAAAGAATCCGTCATTATGAAAATCACTTTTAAGACACTGGACATAACGTTTAAGGTGGATTTACTACAAGTTCAAGATGAAGATAAACCAAAGAACTCAAGGTTTGTGATAAGTGAAAACCGTCTATCAGTCCATCTTGGATATTTGACCTCATGGAAAGAGGGACGTCTATCCATTGGAGGTCTCCTAGGTAAGAGTCAAAAGCAATAatgtgtattgttgttttttatagcCTTAAAAAACAGCTATAGTCGCAAAGCTagatatgaacattttattttcaagctTACAGATTATATGTGTACACAGAGAATCTGCAGACCATATGACATAGGAGGAGTGCTTCTCAATGCAATCCAAGgtcacttgtgttttctttttcttgctcaCTTTCCAGGTGAAGGTGATGACAATGTTGGCTCCCAGTTTTTGACAGGTTGTCTGGAGAAGTTCCAGGTCCAAGGGAGGGATGTGGATTTGGATTTAGCTGTCAAACACATGTCAATCTCCTCTCACAGCTGCCCTGCATAGACCATGAATGTGTGCATACATTGTATGCAGACTAGATGTTAGCACATGAACCATTTAATAAATTGCCATCAAGtttaaatgatataaaaatacatgatATGTAAAATTCAAAATTGTTATATTCTATGAAAGGAAGGAGACACAGTAGCCAGTGTGGAGGAACGAAGTCTTAGCTACCACAAGCCCAGTTTTAACAGAATATACAGATAAATCTGAGAAATGTGAGTCATTTTCTGACCTTGCTTGCTGCAACTGTATGTTTCTCAATAAAATATGCTTCTCCTTACTGTGGTTCTCCATgcatattaattttaaatggacAGACAGGTACAAGAGTGAAAAGCAGATTTAAGGTGTGGATTTTGCCCCCTCTAGTGGATTTTTAGAAACAGTGTTGAGATGCATCCCAATTTGCATTATTTAggttgaaaaataaatgtacgtTTAAAAATATAGCATGTAGTCTGTTCAAGTTATTCCAGAAAAAGAACGTATAGCTCAATAGCCCAGAaaacttttactgtttttcatatatttgtatTAGTAGAAGTGTGATGttctaaatattattttgaggTTGACAATTTCTACTGGATTTACAAAGCTTTTTATTGTATTCAAGTTAAAGATAAATACATTCcaaaaattcaaaatgaaacaattaaGGCCTAATTTGACTCATTTTGAATCATACATTtgtcataaatgacaaataaataatggtTGTGTATAAAATTAAAGTAGTATGGGCGACTTTCAGTCCAGATAATTTTTCacgtttatttttttatttatttatttttttgcagacaGACAAATTCCAATAGAttaaagtatttacagtgtCAGGTCAGGTGTAAAGTTTGGGGTTTCTTTtattcagatgatgtcatcttgTTGCTCATACTGCAGAGGTTGTAGTCTTGCTCCTCCAGAACACATGTAGTAGATCCTAGGAGGAGGACTTGATGTATCTGGAGGAGCTTTTCATATATATTTCATGTGGTGAAGACAGAGGGAAATATAGTACAATTCACAAACTACAACCTCAGGATGCAAGTTCACACTCTGTCATTTATCATAAACTAGTCAAATAAAGCATTAGAACAATTCCTTCATTTATAAACTATTATAGATAACTTCATGCATACACTTTGACTAATACTACTGAAGCATGGATCTAATTTAAAGAGCTTATGACGTTATTAGAGGACATCCATGTAGTACAGTGGAGGGCGCGGTGCCGTGCAGGCGGTTGCTATAGCGCTACTGTCGCAAACGCCGAGTGTCGTGAACACTGGCTGCCCACTGAAGATGGCGGCGGAGCTGCATCCGCGGAGCGGAAAGCTGATCGGCCTCTCCAACTCCAACCGGACCGCCCGGCGCAACCAGCCAGTACAGGAGTTCAACCACGGCCTGGTGCTTAGCAAGGAGCCGCTGAGGGACCGGGATGTCTTCACTGTCCGTATTGACAAGAAGGTAAAGCACGGCAGGCCTGCCGCCGCTGCTCCCGAGCGGGGTGAGAGCAGCGGGGCTCCGGGAGCAGCGCTGGTGGGACGGGCCGGGGTCTGCCTCAGTGTACCGCAGTGAGGGGCTCCTGCTACCGAGGGCGGTTCACACGGGCTGACAGCGACAACCGTTGTCGCTGTTATTCATGGGCGACTTACATAAAGTGTCAGAGATTTAGCAGGTGCCGGAAGGCTTAATAAGCAGCTCCTTGTGTTGTAAATATGTCCAACTGATCACCCAGCTACCGATAGCCTCAATGTGTTGCCTTGGTACCGACAGTTAGCCGTGCTAATGAGCCGCTAGCCGGGGTTAGCCTTTCTGTAAGGTGCTAAGGAGGCTCTGTCGCGTCTTGACAAtgacttgttgttgtttattgcACCTTCTGCAGGAGCCAGTTTGAACAAGTGAACGTAAATAgttgtgtttagtttggtttttagGATTCAGTCACAGTCGTCTTCGCccgcctgcctgcctgtctgtctcgCAGGCtaataatactgcagtactGGGCTAACAGTGACCAAAGCCTTTTTGGAtctaaatattcaaaaaacaaCTAGCACTGCTCTTTGCTGCTAGAGTCATTAATAATATCCATTAATAATACTGCGTGTCCATAATGTGTACACACAGCTTTCCAAGCACAAAGCAGATGGAGTCCATCACTGATCTTGCAGCAGTGCTAGTGCAATGCATGACGAGTTTGACCAGTACAAGGAATACCTCAGTTATTACAGTTAatatagtattatagtatttaaACATGCCCTCTTCCAGTTGCATTGTTCGGACTGTTCCTTTTTAGTCACTTTTTTGCATCAACTTAAAGATATGGGATAACCAAGCATCAACAAAATCATGGTAACTAAGCAGGATTTCTTAGCAGATTCTTCTAGTGTCCTCATTGCTTGCAGGATAGGTACGGAAATTCAATTCGCTTATTAATACTACTCCTTTTGTGTCACAACACAATGCAATGTTTTGCTTTCCAAGGATCGCATTACAGAAATTGTCTCTTAAAGTTGAACTTAAGTAACTATCTCAATGGCTTGTgctaagataagataagataagataagaaaacctttattagtcccacaatggggaaattgcatttttacaacagcttaaatactagagtgtcagaaagacagtctgaccaaaggagacgaaagactaaactggcacagtccgagataaataggctatgaaacctgacagtataaacagttcagtaataaataaaatatatacatgtaagtacagtatatgtagcagtgtgagtatgtacagtatatggatattactagatggcagtattgaaaatgtatacATGTGTTTGTGGTCTCTCCATATCATATCAATGCCTGTGCACAGCGTTTACGTTTTGTCTGTTATCAGCATGGAAGGGCTTGTCTATGGCAGTGGCCTCTCCCTCAGCAGTCTACCATCCTACTGGGTTGGCCAGCAACATGGCAGCAGCTCTGGAGCTTGTGCTAGATCCAACCGGGACACACACTCTTTATGACAGTGTGGCCGACCGAGATGCATTCGGAAAGTCCACCAAGCAAAGGTTGAGCGGCTTGTGTGCCAGTCAGACTAGCACCAACTGTATGTGGTTGAGTATGCAACCTGTATGGCCTGATAAGGGCTCTCTCACAAACATGCTCTGCTCTGTCATGACATACATTGCCTGAAAATCAATAACTTTCCTTTGCAGAGCACACAGAATGGCATGACTACCCATCCTGTCTATTGACATTCGCCAAGCTACAATGGAAATTGGTAGATGAGTGCAGGAAAGCATTTGAGGAGATTTTATTGGACAAAGAGTTTAACCAGTGTCGGACAATGTTAGCTGTTTAAGACCAGAGGAATTAGTCTGACTGTGGTGGATAAAATCTGTTATTGTGAGGGTTAACTATTTTTTGTATTGCATTATAGTAAAGTGGATGTGGAGTGTTTGTTCAGCAAAAGAGGCAACATTTTATAGACTAAACAATTGGTCAGTTGACTGGGAAAGTATTCAAAAGGAAATAACCGTTGCAGCCCTA from Anabas testudineus chromosome 18, fAnaTes1.2, whole genome shotgun sequence harbors:
- the shbg gene encoding sex hormone-binding globulin, whose product is MAMFCKAMASVLLFTLSLALLGWGVEGQGNGRSKKEVSGQATVYLGQNGDIWRPLMHTTVNLSVISSIKSSFQVRTFDPEGTIFYGDTKNGDDWFVLSLKDGIPMMQISKADVLVSVGGGPKLNDGKWHTLEVSNHEKFVILEVDGSSALVVGMQSKSTEQVLSGELRLALGGILINKDKMIVQFEPHMDGCVREGNWLNLSSPWESEVEELWPCYQNIKPGSYFPGNGLAIFNISVFPIEADHKVKFEFWGDFSQMDGTILGIKDRGREPALVLVVNNNTNEITVINGKESVIMKITFKTLDITFKVDLLQVQDEDKPKNSRFVISENRLSVHLGYLTSWKEGRLSIGGLLGEGDDNVGSQFLTGCLEKFQVQGRDVDLDLAVKHMSISSHSCPA